The genomic region TTCATGCCATTGGTACAAATGTAACAGAAGTCATGCGCGGTACAACGATTGAAGATGGCCCTGCAGTTATCCACACAGTTGAACACGTTTTGGCCGCACTTATGAGCCGTGGCATCGATAACATCTATGTAGAGATGGACCGTCCTGAACCCCCTATTGCTGATGGGAGTTCAATGCCTTTTTTAAATATATTAAAAGAAGCAGGACGCATCGAACAAGACGCTGTTCGTGAATATTTCACCATCGACGAAGTCCAAACTATTGAGATGGAGCACGCTTTAATTACTGTTGTTCCAGATGATAAATTTCGTATCTCCTGCACGGTAAAATACGATCAATCTATTCTCGACACCCAATACCTTTCCATGACTGTCACCGAAAAATCTTTCGAAACAGATCTTTCCGAAGCCCGAACTTTCTGTTCATATTTTGAACTCGAACACCTCATGAAAGCCGGACTTATCCGTGGTGGCAGCCTCGATAATGCCACTGTTATTCACGGCGGTACAATTTATTCAAAAGATGGCCTACGCTTTGACGACGAATTCGTCCGTCACAAAATGCTCGATATTGTAGGGGATTTCTCCTTACTTGGCAAACCTTTAAAAGCCCATATCATTGCCGCCAAACCTGGTCACCCCTCAAATGTCACCATGGTACAAAAAATGCTTAAACTTACATCAGGAACTAAATAAACATGTCAAAAATCATTTCTTATCCAGAACTCTTCGAACTCATTCCTCAACGTTTCCCTGCTCTCCTTGTTGATCGTATCGAAGTCTGCGACGAAGCCGGTAAATACTTAGCTTTAAAAAATGTTACCGTTAATGAGCATTATTTTGTCGGCCACTTTCCTGACAACCCTATTATGCCTGGTGTCCTACAATTGGCAGCCGTAGCACAAGCTGCTGGTGCAGCTTTTAAGCTTGAAGGTGGCACTGGCACTCCATGGGTAAGAAAAATCAAAAAGATGCGCTTCAAAAACCCCGTCCTTCCCGGTGATCAACTCATCATTGACTTGACCATTACTGATGTAACTGAAAAATCCGCTGAGATCAACGCCATTGCTAGAAATGCTCATGGTAAAGTCTGCAGTATCGTTACTCTCACTTTAGGCACACTCGAATGTACACCTTTTGTACCAACAGAACTATGCCCTGTACCTCTTCCTGAATTTGCTGAATACAAAGAAAAAGTCATGGATACAAATGCGATCTCCGCAAGTATTCCACACCGTTTCCCCTTTCAGTTTATCGACAATGTTATTTACATGGAAGATATGCACATCGTCGGTGAAAAGTTAGTCAGTATCAATGAACCTTACTCGCAAAACTATATTCCTCCTTCGCCAGTTCTTCCCGTTTCAGTTCTTACCGAAACTTGTGCTCAACTTGGCTGTGTTTACATGCTCGCTCAGCCTGAAAACAAAAATAAAATCGGCCTATTTGTTTCTATTGAAGATGCAGAATTTTTCCGCCCTGCAGTTCCAGGTGATCTATTGACCATTGACTTCAGACTCGCTTTCCTCAAATCTCGTCTTGGGCGTGGTGTTTGTAAAGTTTACTGTGGCTCGGAAATCATATGTGAACTCACCATGGCTTTTGCTCTTGTAGACAAGGAAGCATAGAAATGGCCTCCGATATTCACCCACAAGCTTTTGTTCACCCTGATGCAAAAATTGGTGACAACTGCAAAATCGGCCCTTTTTGTACCATCAGTGAAAATGCTGTGATTGGTGATAACTGCTATTTACAGTCCCACGTTGTCATTGATGGCAACACAAAAATTGGCGATAACTGCAAAATCTATGCCTTTGCCTCCATTGGTTCACAATCTCAAGATTTAAAATTCAAAGAAGGCAATGTCACTTACACCGAAGTTGGCGACAATACTATTATTCGCGAGTATGTGACTATCCATTCTGGTACAGATGATGGCACCATCACAAAAGTGGGCTCTAACTGTGCTTTACTCGCACTCTCTCACGTCGGCCACAACACCATTGTTGGTGATCATGTTGTCCTCAGTCATAATGCCACCTTAGCCGGTCACGTTATAGTCGATGACCACGTAGTTATCTCTGGCTTATCAGCGATTCATCAATTCTGTAAAGTGGGTAAAAATTCTTTTGTGGCAGGTATGGCACGAGTCGTTCAAGATGTACTACCTTACACTATCTGCGAAGGCTCCCCGGGAGGATGTAGAATTATCAATAAAATTGGTATGGAAAGATCTGGCTACGACAAAGAGGATGTACGCGCCGCACTGGAAGCCTATAAAATTATTTTCAAGCGGAAACTGACCTTAGATCAAGCCGTCGAACAGCTAAACGAGATGAAGTCTGATAAATCCGTCATTAAAAACATCGTCGAATTCTGTAAAAATTCTGAACGCGGCTTAGCTCGTCCACAATAAAGGATATTAAATGCATAAAACTCTCGTCATTCTTGCCGCTGGCATGGGCTCCCGCTATGGTGGCCTAAAACAGCTAGATCAACTCGGCCCCTCAGGCGAAGCTATACTTGAGTATTCAGTCTTTGACGCTCTTCGTGCGGGCTTTAATAAAATCATATTTATCATTCGCCGAGATTTTGCTAAAGAGTTCAAAGAACTCATTGGCCCAAAGTTTAATGATCTTGCTGAAATTGTCTACTGTTATCAAGAGCTCGACCACCTTCCTACAGGTTTTGATTGCCCTAGCGATCGCGAAAAACCCTGGGGTACTGGCCACGCATTATTATCAACTATTGATAACGTAAATCACCCATTCCTAATCATCAATGCCGATGATTTCTATGGCCTCGAAAGCTTTAAACTCGCTTCCAATATGATCGATTCTTGGGAAGATGACTCAAGTACGAAGTGTGGTATTGTCACTTTTGAACTTGCTCAAACCCTTTCTCAAAATGGGACTGTTTCACGCGGTGTTTGTCAAAAATCGAAAGCTAACACCCTCAGTGATATAACAGAGACTCATGGTTTAGCGCTAAAAGCTGACGATATCCTTGATGACCAGGGAAATAAATTCGCCTCAACTACACCCGTTTCTATGAATATGTGGTGCATGTCTGCATCCATGCTTCCTTATTACGAATCTGCTTTCATTAAATTCCTATCAACTCATCTCAACACGCCGAAATCAGAATTTTATATCCCCTCTGTGATTGATGAGCTCATCAAAAACAAAACGATTTCTTGCGATATCGTTGAGAGCCCCTGTAAATGGTTTGGTGTCACTTATAAAGAAGATAAACAAGATGTTATCGACGCACTCCAAGAAGCCGTCGATCAATGTATCTACCCTCCAAGTTTACATATCTAAATGGCGCTAGAAATTGAAAAGAAATTTCTTGTAAAAGGTAAGCCTTGGCTCAATGCCCCAAGCCAAGACTTGCGCCAAGGCTACATTAGTAAAGAGGCTAAAGCCACTGTTCGTGTGCGCATTGCGCAAAATCAGGCATGGCTGACTATCAAAGGCAAGACCCCAGACAATAGTTTTTCCCGATTAGAATGTGAATATAATATCCCTCTAGATGACGCAGAAACCATGCTCACACAACTCGCTTGTTCAGATATTATTTCAAAGACTAGGTATACAATCCAACATGCAGGGTTTGAGTGGACGATTGATGTCTTTGAAGGTGTCAATGACGGTTTAATTTTAGCCGAAATTGAGCTCCCATCAGAGGATACTTTATTCGAACGCCCTGACTGGGCCTACCAAGAAGTCACTTTTGACCATCGCTTTTCCAACTCATCACTTTCGAATTTTCCTTGGAAACAATTTTCTGACGAGTTCAAATCGTGAGTAGCCATTTAGAGAAACTCCCCTTTGGCTACAACATCCCCGCCGAGGATGATGCGCTCTTTAAAGAATGTCAGTTCTCAGCTTTTCGCGCCTCAGGCGCTGGTGGACAACACGTCAATACTACGGACTCTGCCGTACGCCTCGTGCACTTCCCTACAGGTCTCGTCGTTCAATCTTCTGAATCCCGTAGCCAGCACAGAAACCGAGATATATGTCTTAAAAAGTTGCGTCTAGCACTCATTGCTGCCGGCCGTAAAAAGAAAAGGCGGGTCGCCACTCGAAAGAGACGTAATGTTTCAACTCGCGAACGTCAGTATCGCGAAGCCCATAAGCAAAAAAAACAGGCTCGTAAAAAAATCGACCCTGAAGAATAATTTAGCGACGGCCCCGTTTAGGTGCAGATCCCTTTTTTTTACTTGCTGATGAAGAACTTCCGCGTCCCGACTTTGTAGCCGATGGACGTTTTTTTGACGATGAATATTTTTTCGCGGAAGGCGTACTCCCATGACTTGCTTTTGATGGCCTATACTCTTTGCCGCGAGATGAAGAAGGCGCTGCACCTCTTCCCTTATTTTGATCTCGAGAAGCCTCTTGAGTATTGCTTGAACCCGAAATCATTTTATTGATCTCTTCCATTTCTGCCGGACTTAAGTGGCGCCATGTTCCAATCTTTAATTTCCCCAAAGGCACATTCATAATTCGAGTTCGCTGCAGACCCATGACTTTATATCCTAGGTATTCACACATGCGACGAATTTGTCGATTCAGCCCTTGAGTTAAAGTAATTCGAAAAACACAGTTTGCTTCTTTATTTACCTTACACTTATTCGTTACCGTTCCCAAAATGGGGACGCCATTGGACATATTTCTAATGAAGTCATCTTTTATAGGGCGATCTACTAAAACTAAGTATTCTTTTTCGTGGTCATTACCTGCACGAAGAATTTTATTAACTATGTCGCCATCATTCGTCATGAAAATGAGACCATTAGAAAATTTATCTAAGCGCCCAATCGGAAAAATCTTTTCTGGATATTGAATAAAATCAACAATATTGCCCCGTACTGAATTCTCAGTAGTACAAGTAATTCCTTCGGGCTTATTAAAGGCGAGATAAACTCTTTCCTTTTGCCGTTTTACTTTGATTTTTTGGCCATCAGCTTCGACAAAATCATCGTCATTAATTTGCTGGCCTGTGACGCATCTACGTCCATTAACGAGGACCCTGCCCTCTTCGATCAATTTGTCCGCTTCTCGACGAGAACAAAAGCCTGAATCACTGATAAACTTATTGAGTCTCATGAAGCTGAACATCCTTTTATTTACTGAACTTATTAAAGCTCTCAATAATAATGCGATTTAGTTTTTTAACCAGTGGGACTCTCAAGTCTCTTCGGCAACTGTAAGTCACGATCAAAGGGCCGCTCTTCTATCGGAGGTAATACTAGACCCATCTCTTCTTCCATGCATATTCGCTCATCAAAAAATGCGTAATAACGTAAGTTAAGATCTTCTGGATTATCATCTAAATTAACGACATCAATGCGACGAATAATCCCCACATGACCTAAGCTTAAAGATTCGTATTGCTCATCTAACAGCTTTGTCATCACAAGCGTATACAGCTCTCGCCATGATAAATGATCTGTTCGAGTTAAATAAATAGCACAGGCACTTAGTGAGTATATTAAACGCCACCCTTCAAACTCTATTTCTTCATCGCTTATCAAAGTTTCTGGTCGCAAGTCAAAGGGATAAGATACGATAGGCGTCTCCGCTTTTCCATGATTTCTATTAAGCGTATCGCTTTCAAAGTCAATCAACATTTGCAAATCTTGCTCCAAACGTCTCAATTTATCCATATTAAGATCAATAGCTTTATCCACAGCCCTTCCCAAAAGAAGCTGCATTTGATTAATGCGCTTCATCATGACTTCTCGCACTTTATCCGACGAGCTTTGCTCAGCTCTGGATTCTTGCTTTATACGCTCCAAAGATGGCTCAAACTTTAGCCTCTCTACTTTTAGTTGCTCACTATAATTATTAAATTCACCTGCTCTCCATTCCCATAGCTGAGGAGATTGCTGGAATTGAATTTCATTTAATTCTAAAACCACCAAATCAAACTCTTTACTTTTAAAAACTATCCGTAACCCTTCTTCCATGCTGAGTGTAAAATCGAGTAATTTTCCTTCTAGTTTATTTGGATATGTACGGCCACAAATTTGTGCCCTGGGATTATGAAAAATGATACAAGATCCTTCATGAGCACATAAATCTCCCTTGATTTCAAATGAAAGAAAATTTTGCCATCCTGTAAAAAGTAGCTTTCCCCTCACCATTCCTTTTTGGCGATTATCAATCTCACCACAAATCAGATCCTTTCCGTAACTTAATGACATCTCTTTCTCATAAATTATCATATTTAATTGCTAAGCTTTAAAATAGGTATTCAAGTAAAGATATAAATTATAAACAACGACTTTTCTATAAAATAATAAAGAAACTTTTAAGGAATTAATCTAATGACCGAGAAAGAAAAAATGCTTGCAGGCAAACTCTTCGACCCTGCAGATAAAGAACTTTGCCGAGGCAGAGAACGTGCACGACGACTTTGTAGGCAATTTAATCTGTCTACTGAAACAGAAAAAAAACTTCGCCTCAAAATCCTCCAAGATTTATTTCAAACACAAAATACGAGTCTTTGGATAGAACCCGACTTCCGCTGTGATTATGGAGATAATATAAAATTGGGGAAAAACGTCTTTATGAATTTTAGTTGTATCATATTGGATACCGCTACCGTCACATTAGGCGACAATGTACTATTAGGCCCCGGTGTTCATATTTACACTCCCCTTCACCCAATGGATCCTGATGTACGTAGCACTATGATTGAAAGCTCCAAGCCCGTCACTATTAGTGATAATGTCTGGATCGGTGGTGGTGCTATTATTTGCCCCGGAGTAACGATAGGAGCAGGCAGTGTAATTGGGGCGGGCAGTGTCGTCACAAAAAACATTCCTGACAATGTATTAGCAGTCGGTAATCCCTGCCGAGTTATACGTTCTGTAAAAGAAACAGATAAAAAACCATAAAAATATCACCGCTCGTGACAGATCCTTACATACAGCTCCGTATTCTATCATAAGAAAGGAGATTACCGGAATGGAACTTTTGGAAAGAAGGACTGGTAATCAATGGAGAATCAACTTGGACTTTGGAAAGGAGAGTTGATGGGAGTGTAAGGAGCTCCCTAGTGATTTTGAGGAAGGTCATGAATTGGAGGAAAGGAGAACAAAAAGCTGCCGCAAGGTGGCTTTTTTTTTGCTTTTTCCCTGTTTTCGGAAAAATATATCTCTTAACTGTAAAAAATTAACGTCCTCTCTCTAATCACTCCCTTAAAGTTCTCCACTCTCTTGGCAAGTAATTTTAGCTCGACTTTGCTCGCAAAACCACATTCGTACTTGTCAATAAGTTTATTCAGGACATTTTAATGTAAATCATTATTTTGGAGATAAACATGAAAGTCGTTACCATACTCGGTTCTGCTAGCTCACATAGCAATACAAAAAAAGCCCTTACTGTTGTAGAAAATAAATTCGCTGATCTAGGTGCAGAAGTCACTCAACTTAATCCTCTCGATCTCAAACTCAACAATCCTGCAACTACCGAGACCGAAGACACCAAACGCATTACTCAACTTGTGAGAGATGCTGATGTTGTTATCATGGCCACGCCCGAGTATCACGGAAGCTATAGCTCCGTTATTAAACTTATCATCGATAATCTTGGTTACCCTTCAGCACTCTGTGGCAAAGCTGTCGGCATGGTCGGCGTAGCAGCCAGCCCTTTTGGCGCCCTTAAAGCACTTGAGCACCTCAATAGCATCACAACTCACCTCGGTTGCCATACTTATCCAAAAATGGTTAATGTTGCAAGCTGCTATAAAGTTTTTGATCAAACAGGAGCGCTTAATGACGAAAGCTTAAGAGAGCGTCTCGAAGCTCTAGCAGAAGGCATGTTAGATTACGCCAGCAAATTCTAAACTTACAAAAAACTTTTCTCATTAATGAGCCATCTAAGTATGGCTCATTTTTTTTTGCTCTAAGCTGAATCCGTGAGCTAGCTTTAATACACGGCTTCACACATAAATAAGGCTACACCTTTTGGTACTTCGCAAAGTCACATGGAAAATGTATTTGGATTAGCTCTTGTGACTCTGTTAAATAAGTTGTTTTTAAGCAACTTTAGTTTACCTTTATTCTAGGTCAATTATCGATACGATTTATCCTAGGAGAAGAATTTGACAAGAACTCGTTCATCACTGATGTCCATCCACAATATGGAAATACGCAATCGTAGTCTGATTATTGCTATTCTCATCTTATTGATTGCTACTGGCTACTTTACTGAACAACGTCTAAAGCACGAAATTGAAACTTCTGTTCGTGATTCTTTAGAAAAAAACTTACGTAGCAATGCGGAAGCAATGAAGCTCCTTCTTACTGGTTACAAGGAACGTGTCCATGGCATAAGCAAACTTCCTCTATTAAAGAGAACGACGCTAACGATGGCTTCAAAGCATGACTCGAATGACAAAACTTTATTAATTAAAAACACAAAAATCCTCGAAAGTATTCTTGAGGGATTTTTTAGTAAGAATGGTTTTCTTGATTACTATTTAATCAGTCCCGATGGTCACATGATTGCCACACTGAACAAAGAGCTCTTAGGTCACCAAGTCAATACCAAAGATGCAATTGAGTCTTTAATGGACAGAGATGGTAACTTTGTCTGCCTACCTAAAAAAGCGATTCAACCCAATACTGGTGAAGAGTTTGTTTTAATGTATATCGGCTCATCTCTCAAGGATAATAAAGGCGAGACTTATGCCTATCTTGCTTTTAGTATTAATCCTAGCCATGGCTTCAGTAGCATTATGGAAGTCACATCTCAAACTGGTGAATCTAGCGAAACCTATGCTATCAATAATGATGGATGGATGATTTCTCATAGTCGCTTTGATGCGGAATTAAGAGAACTTGAGATTTTGGATGAAAAAGCTAAATCCTCTGTATTAGAGGTCAAACTTATCAATGAAGAAGGTCAAGCTTTGACCGTTTTTAAGGATGCCTTTTCCAACCCTGCCACTGCCTATCCCCAAGTCCAGGTGAATTCTGATGGATATCGCGATTATCGCGATTCAGAAGTTGTGGGTTCTTGGACTTACCTTCCCCAATATAACTTTGCTATCACTAGTGAAATAGATAAAGAAGAAGCCTTTCGTTCACTCTTTATTATTCGTATTATTTTCGGTATCATTTTTGGCTTAGCCAGTCTGCTAGCTATTGGCCTTATTGCCTATGCTCTTTACAGTATCAAGCTCAAGAAAAAAGTTCGTAGTGCTGCTTTAGATGCTGCTAGTGAGTTGGGACAATTTAAAATCATCGAAAAGATCGGTGAGGGTGCCATGGGTGTGGTCTATAAAGCGAAGCATCAACTCATGCAGAGAGAGACTGCCATTAAAGTTCTCAAAAATGAAGTTTGCCGTGATGTTGACCTCATCCAATTCGAAAAAGAAGTCCGCATCACTTGTCGTTTAACACATCCAAATACTATCTGTATTTATGATTATGGTAAAACTCGTGAAGGTCTATTTTATTATGCCATGGAATATTTAGAAGGTTCGGACATCCAAGAAATCATAAGCAAAACAGGTCCTATTGCACCTGAACGTGTAGTACATTTTGTTAAACAAATATGTGCCTCTCTAAATGAAGCCCATCAAATGGGCTTAATTCACCGAGATATAAAAGCCCAGAACATCGTTGTTTGTAATCGCGGTGGAATCTTTGATAGCATTAAAGTTCTTGATTTTGGCCTTGTTCATGATGCCAATGATGACAATGGCCATAAAGTATCTGGTACACCGCGCTACATGGCTCCAGAAGCAAGTAGTTCACGCAATGAATTACACGAGAGCGTCGACACCTATGCCATCGGGATTTTAATATGTGTAATGCTTACGGGGCAATACCCTTTTGCTTGCGAAGAAAATGTCGAGGATATCCTCAAAGCTCATCGAGAAAATGTACCTCTTACACCTTCTGAATTAGTGAAATTTGAAATCCCTAAAGAGCTCGATCCCATCGTCTTGTGGTGCCTAGAAAAAGACCCGAAAAATCGTCCCGCTAGTGTCGCAGCATTAGCCTCTAAATTAGATGAGCTAGACTTAAGTCCTTGGACACAAGATAAAGCTCAGAAGTGGTGGGCCTTCAATGGTGAATATTTCCTTTCAAATGATGGCTCGCAACGAAGTTCATCGAGCTCATTCGATCAAACTATTCAATTTGATCGCTTTGACAAAACTATTCAAACTGATTCCTTGTCAAGTCCTGGAAATTAGTTGTCACTTTTGGTTTTTGTTATTAAATGATCTACTAAGCACATTGCTGTTCATGAACAATACTCGGAAAGGCATAGCCTAAGGCCATGTGTGGCCGACAATTATTGTACAGATAAATAGCCTGCTTAATAGCTTTTTTAGCATCTTTTAAATTCTTAAATGTATTGCGAAGATGATATTCATATTTGAGAATACCATTTACTCTTTCTGCCTTTGAATTTTCATAGCAATGATTTTCTTCAGTTATACTGACAAGTAGGTTTCGGTGCTGTAATATTTTGATATAATCATGACAACAGTACTGAGAGCCTCGATCAGAGTGATGGATTGGATACTTACCTTTAGGAAGACTTTTTAGTGCACTGCGCAAAGCTTTCATACAGCCAATAGCTTCTAAGTTCTCTCCGACGTTATAAGCAATGATTTTTCTAGAGAATGCATCTGTGATCAAAGCTAGGTAAACAAAACTTTTATCTACTCTGACCTAGGTGATGTCACAGACCCAGGCCTGATTAGGCTCAGTTAAAACCTTATCTTTGATTAAGTTTTTATAGACCTTAAAGCGATGTCTCGAATCAGTTGTACGACAGTACTTCTTTTTCTTTTTGATCAATAAACGATTCTCACGAGCTATATCAAATAACCTATCTCTACCGATTTTAATATCATTAGATTCAAAGTTAGACTTGAGCAATTTCTGTAGCTTACGTACACCTAGCTCAGACTGGATGCAGCGTTTTTGCTTAATAAGATCTACTACCAATGCTTTATCTATAGATTTCTTAATACTATGAGTTCGATCTTTATAGAAGTTTTGACGGCTCATTTTAACATGATGACAAAGTACACTTATGCAGAATTGTTGACCATTCATCACTCTGACTCTCTGGATAGCTTCGCAGCGACTTTTTTTTTCATCGCTACTGGATCTGTTATTCCATTTTGATCACAAACGATATCAAAATAAGCTTTATGCATTACTTCGCTTACAGCCAATTCGGTCACTGTTTTTTCAAGTTCTTTGATCTTGCGTTTTAAGTCTTCGACTTCATTTCTATCGTTTTCACTTTCCACTCTAATCACCCTTGGTAATAGATCAGTTCGTCCATACTTCTTAACCCAATCCCTCACGGTGCTTGATCCCGCTATACCATAAGCCTTACTTGCCTCATGGGGGCTCGGAAATTTCCCTTTTGATAGCTCAGAAACTACTTTTTGTTTAAATGACTCACTATATCTGATTGTGTCTTTCATTGTTTACTCCGTTATTGGAGTGACAACCTATATCAGGACAAGACACAAGACACTGATTCCTGATTCCTGATTCCTGATTCCTGATTCCTGATTCCTGATTCCTGATTCCTGATTCCTGATTCCTGATTCCTGATTCCTGATTCCTGATTCCTGATTCCTGATTCCTGATTCCTGATTCCTGATTCCTGATTCCTGATTCCTGATTCCTGATTCCTGATTCCTGATTCCTGATTCCTGATTCCTGATTCCTGATTCCTGATTCCTGATTCCTGATTCCTGATTCCTGATTCCTGATTCCTGATTCCTGATTCCTGATTCCTGATTCCTGATTCCTAAGACCCATCAACCAACAACTTTTCCCATTTCTTGATTTCTATTGTGTTTAGCACATAGTGACGAAAACTTAAGTGAGTTTATATTGACTTACTTTTATAAATCTTATTAACTCTAGGAAAGATAATGAATCTCTTTGATTACAAAGACGGCCGCGAAGGTTACTTCGGCGAATATGGCGGCTGTTTCATCCCCGAAATTCTACACTCCACGGTGACAGAACTTAAAGACTGTTTTAACGAAGCCAAAAATGATCCGAAATTTTGGCAGGAATTTGTTGAGCTCATGCACAACTACTCCGGACGCCCAACTCCGGTCACTTATCTCAAAAACCTTTCGGAACACCTCGGTGGAGCGCAGATTTACGTTAAGCGCGAAGATCTTAATCATACGGGCTCACACAAAATTAATAACGTCATGGGCCAAGGCTTACTCTGTAAACGCTTAGGGAAGAAACGCATTATCGCCGAAACTGGCGCAGGTCAACATGGTTTCGCAACTGCTACCATGGCAGCTCGTATGGGCTTTGACTGCAAAATTTATATGGGAGCGGTAGATGTCGCTCGCCAGCGTCCTAATGTCTTCTGGATGGAAAATCTAGGCGCAGAAGTAATTGCTGTTACAGATGGTCAAAAGACCCTCAAAGATGCCATCAATGAATGTATGCGTGACTGGGTTTCCAATATGGAAGATACTCACTACGCTCTCGGTACTGCCTGTGGACCCCACCCTTTCCCTGAGATTGTTTCTTATTTCCAAAGTATTGTTGGCCAAGAAGCTCGTGAGCAATTACTCAGTCAAGGAGCTAAACTCCCGGATAAAATTTTCGCCTGTGTTGGCGGTGGATCAAATGCCATGGGCATCTTCCAAGGCTTCCTAAATGATGAAAATGTAGAACTCATTGGCGTCGAAGCTGGTGGTCATGGACCTGGCATAGGTAAGCATGCCGCTCGTATTGCCTACACAGATGCTACCACAGGAATTGCTCAAGGTTACAAAACTAAATACCTTCAAAATTCTGATGGCAACATGCTAGATACTCACTCGGTTTCCGCCGGTTTAGATTATATAGGTATTTCTCCTATCTTGGCTCACCTCTCAGACATCGGTCGTGTACGCTTTGAAGCTGCTACTGATGTTGAAGTGACAGAAACACTAAAATTACTCATGACCATTGAAGGCCTCATTCCTGCTCTAGAAAGTACACATGCTTTCGTGACCGCAATAAAAGAAGCTAAACAAATGGATAAAGATCAAGTTGTCTTAGTGAACCAATCTGGTCGTGGCGACAAAGATATTTTCACTGTGGCTGAAGCATTAAACGATACTAAATGGAAAGATTTCATTAAAGAAAGGGCTGCACTCTATGAGTAATCAACTCGAAACATTCTGTCGCGAAACCTCTCAAAAAAAAGAGCTTATGCTAATGACACACATTGTCTGTGGCTACCCTTCTTTTGAGGCTAATTGGCGTATGCTCGAACTTATGGATGAACATGGTGCAGATATTGTAGAACTTCAATTCCCCTTCTCGGAACCTTCTGCGGATGGACCTCTTTTTGTCAAAGCTAATCAAGCTGCTGTAAAAGCTGGTGTTACTGTCAAAGACTGTTTAGAATTCATGAAAAAAGCGAGTTCGCGCTTTAGTTTTAAAATTCTCATGATGGGCTATGTAAATACTGCTTGGAAAATGGGATACGAAAAATTCACTGATGCTTTAGTTGAAGCAGGTGCCTGCGGCTTCATCCTCCCCGACCTTCCCGTTGAAGAATGTGCGGAAATCCACGCTATTGCCGAAACAAAAGGTCTAGCCCCCATCATGCTCATGACTCCCACCACACCAACTGAGCGACTACATAAAATTGCGGCTTCCGCAACAGGCCTCATCTATGTAGTAGCCCGTAAAGGTGTCACGGGAACAAAAACTCAAATGTCTACAGATTTAGATGTATTCCTAGGCCGTTGTCGTGAAGCTACAGACCTGCCTCTCGCTGTAGGCTTTGGCGTTTCATCGAAAGAAGATACCGACTACCTTACTGGCAAAGCTGACATGGCCATTGTT from Lentisphaera profundi harbors:
- a CDS encoding serine/threonine protein kinase; the protein is MTRTRSSLMSIHNMEIRNRSLIIAILILLIATGYFTEQRLKHEIETSVRDSLEKNLRSNAEAMKLLLTGYKERVHGISKLPLLKRTTLTMASKHDSNDKTLLIKNTKILESILEGFFSKNGFLDYYLISPDGHMIATLNKELLGHQVNTKDAIESLMDRDGNFVCLPKKAIQPNTGEEFVLMYIGSSLKDNKGETYAYLAFSINPSHGFSSIMEVTSQTGESSETYAINNDGWMISHSRFDAELRELEILDEKAKSSVLEVKLINEEGQALTVFKDAFSNPATAYPQVQVNSDGYRDYRDSEVVGSWTYLPQYNFAITSEIDKEEAFRSLFIIRIIFGIIFGLASLLAIGLIAYALYSIKLKKKVRSAALDAASELGQFKIIEKIGEGAMGVVYKAKHQLMQRETAIKVLKNEVCRDVDLIQFEKEVRITCRLTHPNTICIYDYGKTREGLFYYAMEYLEGSDIQEIISKTGPIAPERVVHFVKQICASLNEAHQMGLIHRDIKAQNIVVCNRGGIFDSIKVLDFGLVHDANDDNGHKVSGTPRYMAPEASSSRNELHESVDTYAIGILICVMLTGQYPFACEENVEDILKAHRENVPLTPSELVKFEIPKELDPIVLWCLEKDPKNRPASVAALASKLDELDLSPWTQDKAQKWWAFNGEYFLSNDGSQRSSSSSFDQTIQFDRFDKTIQTDSLSSPGN
- a CDS encoding integrase core domain-containing protein, whose amino-acid sequence is MTEENHCYENSKAERVNGILKYEYHLRNTFKNLKDAKKAIKQAIYLYNNCRPHMALGYAFPSIVHEQQCA
- a CDS encoding transposase; the protein is MKDTIRYSESFKQKVVSELSKGKFPSPHEASKAYGIAGSSTVRDWVKKYGRTDLLPRVIRVESENDRNEVEDLKRKIKELEKTVTELAVSEVMHKAYFDIVCDQNGITDPVAMKKKVAAKLSRESE
- the trpB gene encoding tryptophan synthase subunit beta, giving the protein MNLFDYKDGREGYFGEYGGCFIPEILHSTVTELKDCFNEAKNDPKFWQEFVELMHNYSGRPTPVTYLKNLSEHLGGAQIYVKREDLNHTGSHKINNVMGQGLLCKRLGKKRIIAETGAGQHGFATATMAARMGFDCKIYMGAVDVARQRPNVFWMENLGAEVIAVTDGQKTLKDAINECMRDWVSNMEDTHYALGTACGPHPFPEIVSYFQSIVGQEAREQLLSQGAKLPDKIFACVGGGSNAMGIFQGFLNDENVELIGVEAGGHGPGIGKHAARIAYTDATTGIAQGYKTKYLQNSDGNMLDTHSVSAGLDYIGISPILAHLSDIGRVRFEAATDVEVTETLKLLMTIEGLIPALESTHAFVTAIKEAKQMDKDQVVLVNQSGRGDKDIFTVAEALNDTKWKDFIKERAALYE
- the trpA gene encoding tryptophan synthase subunit alpha; translated protein: MSNQLETFCRETSQKKELMLMTHIVCGYPSFEANWRMLELMDEHGADIVELQFPFSEPSADGPLFVKANQAAVKAGVTVKDCLEFMKKASSRFSFKILMMGYVNTAWKMGYEKFTDALVEAGACGFILPDLPVEECAEIHAIAETKGLAPIMLMTPTTPTERLHKIAASATGLIYVVARKGVTGTKTQMSTDLDVFLGRCREATDLPLAVGFGVSSKEDTDYLTGKADMAIVGTASLRAWENGGEQELGTFLKNLK